A stretch of the Candidatus Methylomirabilis sp. genome encodes the following:
- a CDS encoding DUF748 domain-containing protein produces MGNGKGKRWRLIALVALLVLLVASAVGFRMAAGVLKGKVAEALGPGSELQDLRVGWSGVVVEGLRIKGPQGWPAADTLRAERVRIVPSLRSLFSDRIRVRSITVVRPYLSAWRTRDGALRVIPSLLAAPADRPAGAGRAPRPVAIARITLQEGVVELFDATVSQPPLKTRLEQIRATVRDVVAPTLAGRTRFDLTAVVKGIQRDGRASIAGWAELRSRDSAVQTQLRSVDLVALQPYLTRAAETRVQKGTLDLDLQSEVKQNRLRAPGKMVLSDLEFVPARGASDTFMGVPRAAVVAFLQNKENKIAVEFVIEGDVSNPRFTLSEGLATRVAAALGERLGVSIREVAEGVGGLAQQGVEAAGEAAKEVGSALEQLLGGQKKR; encoded by the coding sequence ATGGGCAACGGCAAGGGAAAGCGGTGGCGCCTCATCGCCCTCGTCGCGCTCCTCGTCCTCCTCGTGGCCAGCGCGGTCGGATTCCGGATGGCCGCCGGCGTTCTCAAGGGGAAGGTCGCGGAAGCCCTGGGGCCTGGGAGCGAGCTCCAGGACCTCCGCGTCGGGTGGTCCGGGGTGGTCGTGGAGGGGCTCCGCATCAAGGGCCCCCAGGGGTGGCCGGCGGCGGACACGCTGCGGGCCGAGCGGGTCCGGATCGTGCCGAGCCTGCGCAGCCTCTTCTCGGACCGGATCCGCGTCCGGTCCATCACCGTCGTCAGACCGTACCTCTCCGCGTGGCGGACGCGGGATGGGGCGCTGCGCGTCATCCCGAGCCTGCTGGCCGCGCCGGCGGACCGGCCGGCGGGCGCCGGCCGGGCGCCCCGCCCGGTCGCCATCGCGCGCATCACGCTGCAGGAGGGCGTGGTGGAGCTGTTCGACGCCACCGTGAGCCAACCGCCGCTGAAGACCCGCCTGGAACAGATCCGGGCGACGGTGCGCGACGTGGTGGCCCCGACCCTGGCGGGGAGGACCCGGTTTGACCTCACCGCCGTGGTGAAGGGGATCCAGCGGGATGGGCGCGCGAGCATCGCGGGGTGGGCCGAGCTCCGCAGCAGGGACTCCGCGGTGCAGACGCAGCTCCGCTCCGTGGATCTGGTGGCGCTCCAGCCCTACCTCACCCGGGCCGCAGAGACGCGGGTCCAGAAAGGCACGCTGGACCTGGACCTGCAATCCGAAGTGAAGCAGAACCGGCTCCGGGCGCCGGGGAAGATGGTGCTCTCGGACCTGGAGTTCGTCCCGGCCCGGGGCGCGTCGGACACGTTCATGGGCGTGCCGCGCGCCGCGGTCGTGGCCTTCCTGCAGAACAAGGAGAACAAGATCGCGGTGGAGTTCGTCATCGAGGGGGATGTCAGCAACCCGCGATTCACCCTCAGCGAGGGTCTCGCCACCCGCGTCGCGGCCGCCCTGGGCGAGCGCCTGGGGGTGAGCATCCGGGAGGTGGCCGAGGGAGTCGGCGGCCTGGCCCAGCAGGGCGTGGAAGCGGCGGGCGAGGCAGCAAAGGAAGTGGGAAGCGCCCTGGAGCAGCTCCTCGGCGGCCAGAAGAAGCGGTAG
- a CDS encoding MBL fold metallo-hydrolase, whose protein sequence is MYFKQILDERCGCASYLIASRQSHDAAIIDPSLDTQQYEALLRERDFRLRYVMDTHIHADHVSGAGQLRARHGADLCLHEAARVAYAFRPLKDGEELPLGQLRLRVWHTPGHRAELVSILIVNPPRSPEPSMVLTGDSLLVGDVGRPDFGGGDAAAQYESLTRLLRLPDWVAVFPGHFEGPCGKGMCGRPSTTIGFERLYNPLARLDRNGFISTLLDGVPARPLNMTAIEATNRGLADMPWAMLSGTPAVREIDLDALEARPSDAVVLDVREPEEYAHGHVPGAVSLPQADLASRLAEVPRDRPVLTLCERGMRSLRAAQFLLQVGIEQVASVKGGTAAWRAAGKPLAVGDTSVEKSRVTESEWTHAGARSSYRI, encoded by the coding sequence ATGTACTTCAAGCAGATCCTGGACGAACGGTGTGGGTGCGCGTCGTACCTGATTGCGTCCCGCCAGTCGCACGACGCGGCCATCATCGACCCGTCGCTCGATACGCAGCAGTACGAAGCCCTGTTGCGGGAGCGCGACTTCCGGCTGCGCTACGTGATGGATACCCACATTCACGCGGACCACGTGTCGGGCGCCGGGCAGCTTCGGGCCAGGCACGGGGCCGACCTCTGCCTGCACGAGGCGGCCCGGGTGGCCTACGCGTTCCGCCCCCTCAAGGATGGGGAAGAGTTGCCGCTGGGGCAGTTGCGCCTGCGGGTGTGGCATACGCCCGGGCATCGCGCGGAGCTGGTCTCGATCCTGATCGTGAACCCGCCGCGCAGCCCGGAGCCGTCCATGGTGCTCACGGGCGATTCGCTGCTGGTGGGGGACGTGGGGCGGCCGGACTTCGGGGGGGGCGACGCTGCCGCGCAGTATGAGAGCCTGACGCGCCTGCTCAGGCTGCCGGACTGGGTGGCGGTTTTCCCCGGCCACTTCGAGGGGCCGTGCGGGAAGGGGATGTGTGGCCGCCCCAGCACGACCATCGGCTTCGAGCGCCTCTACAATCCGCTCGCGCGCCTCGATCGCAACGGGTTCATCTCCACCCTTCTGGATGGCGTACCCGCCCGCCCCCTGAACATGACCGCCATCGAGGCGACCAACCGGGGGCTGGCCGACATGCCGTGGGCGATGCTGAGCGGCACCCCCGCCGTCCGGGAGATCGACCTCGATGCCCTGGAAGCCCGTCCGTCCGATGCGGTCGTGCTGGATGTCCGCGAGCCGGAGGAGTACGCCCACGGCCATGTTCCCGGGGCGGTCAGCCTGCCCCAGGCGGACCTCGCCTCACGGCTGGCCGAGGTGCCGCGGGATCGTCCCGTGCTGACGCTCTGCGAGCGCGGGATGCGCTCCCTTCGGGCGGCCCAGTTTCTCCTCCAGGTCGGCATCGAGCAGGTGGCGAGCGTGAAGGGCGGGACGGCGGCCTGGCGGGCGGCGGGCAAACCCCTCGCCGTCGGCGACACCAGCGTGGAGAAGTCCCGCGTCACCGAATCCGAGTGGACCCACGCCGGCGCGCGGAGCAGCTATCGCATCTAG